Sequence from the Maribellus comscasis genome:
GATTTGGCGAAAGAGAAGACCGGGGTTTTTACCGGGCGTTATGCCATTAATCCGGTGAATAACAAAAAAATACCGATTTGGGTAGCCGATTATGTTTTGATGGGATACGGAACCGGCGCAATTATGGCAGTTCCCGCACACGACACCCGCGACTTTGAGTTTGCAAAAGAATTTGATATCCCGGTGGTTTGCATCCTGGATCCGAAAGATGTTGAGAACCGTGATGAAATTTTGAAAGGAGATGCTTGCTGGACCGAAGATGGCGAATACATCAACTCAGCAAATACTGAAACAGGGTTGGACATAAACGGATTAAACAAAGCAACCGGAATTCAAAAAACGGTGGAATGGCTGGAACGTAAAAGTTTAGGTAAAGCAACCGTGAATTTTAAATTGCGCGACTGGCTGTTTTCCCGCCAACGATACTGGGGTGAGCCATTTCCGGTAATTCACTGGGAAGATGGAGAAGTTACTTTGGTGAAAGATGAAGACTTACCACTTGAATTGCCTGATCTGGAAGAATATAAACCCAGTGAAACCGGTGAATCGCCATTGGCAAATGCTAAAGATTGGCTGTTGGTAACCGACGAAAACGGAAGAAAAGGACGGCGCGAAACCAACACTATGCCACAATGGGCAGGTTCGTGCTGGTATTATTTACGTTACATCGATCCTTTAAAAGAAGATTCAATTTTTGATGTTAAAAAAGAACAGTACTGGATGCCGGTTGATTTGTACATTGGCGGTGCTGAACATGCAGTATTGCACTTGCTGTATGCGCGTTTCTGGCACAAAGTATTGTTTGATTTGGGAGTTGTTTCTACCGATGAACCATTTCAGAAATTGTTTAACCAGGGGATGATTCTGGCATTTGCTTATGAAACAAACACCGGCGCAAAAGTTTCTTCTGATTTGGTGGAAGAAAAAGACGGTAAATATTTCCACACAGAAACCGGTGAAGAACTGAAGCAGATTGTGGCTAAAATGTCAAAATCATTAAAAAATGTTGTAAACCCGGATGATGTGATAGAGCGTTATGGAGCCGACTCGTTACGTTTATATGAAATGTTTATGGGCCCGCTTGACGAGAGGAAACCATGGGCCGAAAATGGCGTGAAAGGAGTGTTTAATTTTTTAGGTCGCGCTTACCGTTTTTTTGCAGAATCTGAAAATATTGTTGAAGGCAATGAAGATAAAGAAGTAGCAAAATTACTGCATCAAACAATTCAAAAAGTTGAATTTGATTTGGAACATCTGAAATTTAATACCGCAATTTCGGCATTGATGGTTTTTAATAATCTGGCTATTAAAAAGGGAAAAGTAAGCAAAGAAACAGCTGAAATTTTTGCAAAAATTCTGGCACCGTTTGCACCTCACATGGCCGAAGAGCTTTGGTCGAAATACGGTAACAGCAAAACACTGGCATACGAAACCTGGCCGGCTGTTGATGAAAGTTTGTTAAAAGAAGATAGTTTTGAGTATCCTGTTTCGTTTAACGGGAAAATGAGATTTAAAATTGAAATTGCTTTGGATATGCCAAAAGACGAAATAGAAAAAGCAGTGTTAGCTGATGAAAAAGCACAAAAATGGCTGGAAGGTAAAACGGTTCGGAAGTTTATTTTTGTTCCGAAAAAGATTATAAATGTTGTGGTGGGATAGTCTGTTTTTGAAAATCTTATTTTGTAAATAAGTGGTATCAAGAAAGTAGTATTGGGAGAAATATAAGTTATGATAAGGATAGGAGACTTCTATCCTTTTTTTGTTTTTATTAGTTCTTTCTAACCAAAAATATTAAATTTAAAGCTACAGACTGCTAAACTTACGGTTATGGAAAGGTTTTCAGAAATCAGAGCCATCCGAACAAACATCATCGATCGAATAATATTACTAATGCTGATTTTTCTTACTCCAACTTATCTGGTCTCGATGCTTAGATGGATGAAAATCGGCTGGCAGGATATTAATATCGTGCACAGTATATTGTTTATTGTTCTTGTCCTTTTAACTGTAAAAAGAAGAAAACTATCACTTAAATTTAAAATATACACCTTAGCCGTATTTTTTGCTATTTTGGGTTTGGCTGCTTTGTGGTATCTTGGGTTTAGTGGAATACACTATTTTTTAATTATCAGTATCGCTCTGGTTTCGTTATTTACAAAACGGAAAACTGCTATTATTTTCATTAGTTTACTTACCATTCTGGTGGTATTTATCGGAATGCTATATATTACAAGACTCAGAGAAGCCGATGTGGAATTGAACGACTTTTCACATAACTTTTTACAATGGATTGTAATTCTTTTATCAATGGTCGTATTTAGTGCGATATATATCGGAGGTTTTGGCAAGCTTCATAAAGAGCTTATTAAAAATGTTCAAAGAAGAACTATTTCTGAAATCAAACTAAAAGAACAGGTAAAGCAGTTAGAGATTGTTGAAGAAAAGTTAAGCAATAAAATCAAAGAACTGGAGGAGTTGAATGAAAAACTGCATGCCAGTGAGGAAAGATTCAGAACAATTTTTGAAACTTCACATGACAGCATCATAATAAGCAAAGATGGAGTAATCCAATTTTTTAATAATGCCTTTCTTAATTTGTTGGGTTTTGAAAAACAAGAAGAGCTTATAGGAAGATATATTTTAGAGTTTATTTCTTTAACCGAAAGAGAAAAAGTCCGGATAAATATAAAAAAAAGAGCATCGGGAGAAGACGCCCCGGAACTTTATGAAACGATTGGTATTAGAAGAGATGGGACCGAATTTCCATTTGAAATTAGAGCCAATGTATATAAAATAAACGATCGCATTTATAATGTTGCAATCGTTCGTGATATCAGTGATCGTAAACAGGCT
This genomic interval carries:
- the leuS gene encoding leucine--tRNA ligase — encoded protein: MEYNFAEIEPKWQKYWEENKTFKTPDDFSKPKYYILDMFPYPSGAGLHVGHPEGYTATDILSRYKRMKGFNVLHPMGYDAFGLPAEQYAIQTGTHPAITTNKNCDNFRRQIKSIGLSYDWDREINTTDPKYFKWTQWIFKQLYNTWFDEKQQKGRPVSELVVPVEIKEKGEEAVKNYISEKRLAYYDNAQVWWCDSCKTVCANEEVLTDGSHEKCGNQVVRKNLKQWLLRIPHYGERLLSGLEKLDWPEGVKDMQRNWIGKSTGAEVDFEIENSGKNLRVYTTRPDTLFGATYMVIAPEHEWVNEITTSDKKDAVETYVKAAALKSDLDRTDLAKEKTGVFTGRYAINPVNNKKIPIWVADYVLMGYGTGAIMAVPAHDTRDFEFAKEFDIPVVCILDPKDVENRDEILKGDACWTEDGEYINSANTETGLDINGLNKATGIQKTVEWLERKSLGKATVNFKLRDWLFSRQRYWGEPFPVIHWEDGEVTLVKDEDLPLELPDLEEYKPSETGESPLANAKDWLLVTDENGRKGRRETNTMPQWAGSCWYYLRYIDPLKEDSIFDVKKEQYWMPVDLYIGGAEHAVLHLLYARFWHKVLFDLGVVSTDEPFQKLFNQGMILAFAYETNTGAKVSSDLVEEKDGKYFHTETGEELKQIVAKMSKSLKNVVNPDDVIERYGADSLRLYEMFMGPLDERKPWAENGVKGVFNFLGRAYRFFAESENIVEGNEDKEVAKLLHQTIQKVEFDLEHLKFNTAISALMVFNNLAIKKGKVSKETAEIFAKILAPFAPHMAEELWSKYGNSKTLAYETWPAVDESLLKEDSFEYPVSFNGKMRFKIEIALDMPKDEIEKAVLADEKAQKWLEGKTVRKFIFVPKKIINVVVG